In a genomic window of Candidatus Chazhemtobacterium aquaticus:
- a CDS encoding LamG domain-containing protein — protein sequence MALNLKPTILKISSCTKHALLKVPPLIRQVRPTITTHYRRFKRNPRHYLLTHRRQTLIATSLLLLFLFGLINSSLTFLSNLPPQAPPFTTPLVSDYYIHAENQVFSARLGNKDTKSPSVNFRVNNQDITFSLKDANPSKPKKKGQSLIFENVADHLNISYQTLPNGIKEELILTKLPTTNTFHFTLDYSNLNSPKVLNNINAPVFYDQQGNYLFHFEKPFAYDSAGNRSDDASLIIKIDPDTNKYIAQLSVSQTWLSSPDRVYPVYIDPTIVHDNSSEFSGTMNRTHDAGSGSAPIIENYYLENTTDASTVGLWHMNDISGSTITDSSGQNNNGTATGTTITTGLLDNARSFNGSSDYAVVPNNKSLEPPTSITFESWIKIEGDGSHSDGVYILTKGQHSAQPYFSYSLGYYAASDLIGCNIAISGTYRQVTSQSTFTSSSPWTHVACTYDGNEIAIYINGIKENSAAYSGSINYGLNTSNDLRIGDWGYSTYTRRFQGKVDEVRISNTARTPEEIWASAQKKPSSTYTSPVIDLTNATSFNSLSWSGTGIPTGDGETASSSSGLVAQWNFNETSGTTASVATGSCGSTCNGTLTNFSNTSSQDALANSGWTAIHNRWGTGAINLDGTDDYISVTQNASINFNQTSPFTIEAWVKPIGSGYIANKQQNVTNEFVWSLDYNSSTNKFAFSLSKQNVSGLTATSAESFLPGKWYHVVGVSNGTDFYIYVNGRQQASTNISFTGATQSLATLYFGQLYNNTNRLKGTIDTIRIYSRALTAGEILSNYNHTQLQFQTRTSTDSASWEAWKTTSNDTQIYSFDDTTLFNPSQSGLIGYWPFNETSDNSCPGGEDACDATSNSNDGTATGTNIVDGVFGKARRFSSSTINAGNVSPLSFLEYNSNMTFSAWIKTGTDQSGTILSKQESSGNYRGYNLQTGSGGYIYFQLVNIYSTNTLEVRSTNNLNFYDNQWHLVTATYDGSATPAGVKIYFDGIQVATTTTINTLSATIANSSPFHIGSRNGAAQFFNGLIDEVRVFNSVLDSETIKDQYVLGSTNHLSLHPSLDAILKNEGNASLNLTTGKLKVDHATVAYYTLDQTGGSGAYIKDLSYNDNHLTPTGTSSTDGISNKARSFNGTSSDYLSINSNLGLGTSNITIEAWVYINSTSRNGAFVKIGNTGGYGIGIGASTFDTTSQGNDLILLYENVRWIDTNTTLGTGWHHVAMVIDGTGVPSAYKDGVLVGTYGGSNAVSPSSNSYIGGYTTGGYVRYYNGIIDEVRISNVARTATEIAESYRLGRNHKFSLISTSSNNLSTTDHLPVSIAADEPGTYLQTSISESSYKDLEPENNTVALYHLEEESPSSSYLVQDSSVYKNHGTPTSITLNQGVIGNSAKFSGSGQINLGNPSSLQITGNQTIEMWIYPTSFSARRNPFAKAYGGEGTITQETNGTLNYYYGTAGGNTTPYQAFNSSAALELNKWTHIALVRDLTNMTLTWYFNGVVVNTATASYASATASSLNALIGNGYTNYFIGSLDEVRISNVARSAEKIRQSYEAGKRTHSITIDFGASLDSGNLISNSSDTSFTIDATTKGLSQKGANLYTGDTIIIKENYDGTEYIAQGEVASVNKSTGAVTVSSWQSGSTFPASGFTINATVFKWQTEYINISNIPDQDRDTIYNIGLKITDGNQGRSIWIDNLRKSSGYYTNNLSTSIDSTPNRYFQYRAILTSADSQVTPTLNSVTLDYVQNYTPNQPSLEAAYLHDNLYTPDSTPTIRFSATDDDNDDINYQVQIYTDADFSSPTSYTSGTDSGFANITTPADTAPFNEGDTISFTFPTLTSGTTYFYRVRAIDPSGTNSYGDWSTTKSFTINTSLTNNAWHQTHADQFSSDTASLFINISDVGNSVTINNPLIYRTVTINNSGSQQSNYDALIELDTASLISAGKMQSDCDDIRFWTDDTLTTNLNYYLESGCNTSTTQIWVRIPTLNSGDNIIYLSYNDASATSGSQTWTGANAIIPRTTSCPVGSTRFSTLDNLYPRGNSTYGGSYDGQHRHLISGTTSTHNPTGQILSGSDYYVTWVGSHSHTYSFDSGYNAPTPNYVETIFCSYDSLPNLISTDDIVIFETLPLGWTRNTTYDNRFMKGAISYGTTGGGPHSHTMSGTTSTKSADGGIVGIYPYASYIWPAPGHSHSINGSTGSSDPLPPYRTQIFASPDTSVSIPPTSIIMTNGSTLPPYGWIRFTSLDGYFPYGSSSSGTTGGSTTHTHTFSFTTGSSGSQSGVGSSGTSNHASAHTHTGSGTSGAGSNLPPYLDMVFIQKKSDPTTKTFGNETTNTQTLISTKITGAQIHDANWHQLTFTDDETNGSIYYQILYDNSGTPTLIPDGILSGNSTGFTTSPVNLSSISKTTYPELYIKANFTYSGGAPILYDWTVTTNDPPNTPTLDSPASGSKQVTILPTLKTTTTDPESDYLRYKIQLCTNEAMTENCQTFDQTSSQTGWSGQDTQSNTAYASGTQASYTLQTALSHNQTYYWRSYAIDPGGSNTWSTTQTYPSYFTTIHVVPPSECVAEVAPDFSSIIIRWVDNTLNEDSFELEKKINSGAFTNIQTTLPDITSYQDSTVSATNAYQYRVRTIINSDPSVWCTTAVLDLGTGSFQFEGLQLEGLQVH from the coding sequence ATGGCGCTCAACCTAAAACCCACCATCTTAAAAATCTCCTCTTGCACAAAACACGCTCTCTTAAAAGTTCCACCCCTAATCAGACAAGTCCGTCCCACCATCACCACTCACTATCGCCGATTTAAAAGAAATCCTCGCCACTACTTACTTACCCACCGTCGCCAAACCTTAATTGCTACCTCTCTCCTTCTCCTCTTTCTCTTTGGTCTAATTAACTCAAGCCTTACTTTCTTAAGCAACCTCCCCCCTCAAGCACCACCCTTCACCACCCCTCTCGTCTCTGATTACTACATTCATGCCGAAAACCAAGTCTTTTCAGCCAGGCTTGGTAACAAAGATACCAAGTCTCCCTCAGTCAATTTCCGCGTTAACAACCAAGACATCACTTTTTCCCTAAAAGACGCCAACCCCTCCAAGCCTAAGAAAAAAGGCCAATCTCTCATCTTCGAAAACGTGGCTGACCATCTCAATATCTCCTATCAAACCCTACCAAACGGTATCAAAGAAGAACTAATCCTTACCAAACTACCAACTACTAATACTTTCCACTTCACCCTCGACTACTCCAATCTTAATAGTCCTAAAGTTCTAAACAACATCAATGCCCCAGTTTTTTACGACCAACAAGGCAACTATCTCTTCCACTTTGAAAAACCCTTCGCTTACGACTCAGCCGGCAACAGATCCGATGACGCCAGCCTCATCATCAAAATCGACCCAGATACTAACAAATATATAGCCCAACTTTCTGTCTCTCAAACCTGGCTCTCCTCCCCCGACCGTGTCTACCCCGTTTACATCGACCCCACCATTGTTCACGACAACTCCTCAGAATTCTCCGGCACTATGAATCGCACCCACGACGCCGGATCAGGCTCAGCACCAATAATCGAAAACTATTATCTTGAAAACACAACCGACGCAAGTACCGTCGGACTATGGCACATGAACGACATTTCCGGGTCAACAATCACAGACTCAAGCGGACAAAACAATAACGGTACTGCCACAGGAACCACCATCACAACTGGATTGCTCGACAACGCTAGGAGTTTTAATGGGAGCAGTGATTACGCTGTAGTTCCAAATAATAAAAGCCTCGAACCGCCCACTAGTATCACCTTCGAGTCGTGGATAAAAATAGAAGGTGATGGTAGCCATTCTGACGGCGTCTATATCCTAACCAAGGGACAGCACAGCGCTCAACCATATTTTTCATACTCACTCGGTTATTACGCGGCATCAGATTTAATCGGGTGTAACATTGCCATCAGCGGAACATACAGGCAAGTTACGTCACAATCAACTTTTACATCCTCAAGCCCGTGGACACACGTAGCGTGCACTTACGACGGAAACGAAATCGCCATCTATATAAACGGTATAAAAGAAAATAGTGCTGCATACTCAGGATCAATCAACTACGGCCTTAACACCAGTAATGATCTTAGAATTGGTGACTGGGGATATTCCACATATACAAGGAGATTCCAGGGAAAAGTCGATGAAGTCCGCATCTCAAACACCGCTCGAACTCCTGAAGAAATCTGGGCATCCGCTCAAAAAAAACCATCAAGTACATATACCTCCCCTGTTATTGACCTAACCAACGCTACCAGCTTTAACTCACTTTCATGGTCCGGAACAGGTATCCCCACCGGAGATGGTGAAACCGCCAGTAGCAGTTCTGGTCTGGTTGCCCAATGGAACTTTAACGAAACCTCCGGTACCACCGCCAGTGTCGCCACCGGTTCTTGTGGTTCTACCTGTAACGGTACACTCACCAACTTTTCCAACACCTCTAGTCAAGACGCCCTCGCTAACTCTGGCTGGACAGCCATCCATAACCGCTGGGGTACTGGTGCTATCAACCTTGACGGCACTGACGACTATATCTCCGTCACACAAAATGCCAGCATTAACTTTAATCAAACTAGTCCATTCACCATTGAAGCGTGGGTAAAACCAATAGGATCAGGATATATAGCCAACAAACAACAAAATGTAACCAACGAATTTGTTTGGAGTCTTGATTACAACTCCTCAACAAATAAATTCGCATTTTCACTCTCGAAACAAAATGTTTCCGGCCTTACTGCCACATCAGCAGAGTCATTTTTACCCGGAAAATGGTATCACGTTGTTGGTGTTAGTAATGGAACAGACTTTTATATCTACGTAAACGGCCGACAACAAGCCAGCACCAACATTAGCTTCACAGGTGCTACCCAATCTCTTGCAACTCTCTATTTTGGTCAGTTATATAACAACACTAATCGATTAAAAGGAACCATCGACACCATTCGTATATACTCCAGAGCTCTTACAGCCGGTGAAATCCTCAGCAACTACAACCACACCCAACTCCAATTCCAAACCAGAACCAGCACTGACTCTGCCTCCTGGGAAGCCTGGAAAACCACCAGCAACGATACTCAAATATACTCCTTTGACGACACTACTCTTTTTAACCCCTCCCAGTCAGGCCTAATTGGCTACTGGCCTTTTAATGAAACCAGTGACAACTCCTGTCCAGGTGGTGAAGACGCCTGTGACGCTACCAGCAACTCCAATGACGGCACTGCCACCGGAACCAACATTGTTGATGGTGTTTTCGGTAAAGCCCGTCGTTTCAGCAGTTCAACCATTAACGCCGGTAACGTCTCCCCCTTAAGCTTTCTTGAATACAACAGCAACATGACCTTCAGTGCCTGGATCAAAACCGGTACCGACCAGTCCGGCACCATTCTCTCCAAACAAGAATCGTCAGGCAACTACCGTGGCTACAACCTCCAAACTGGCAGCGGTGGATACATATATTTCCAACTCGTCAACATCTACTCCACCAATACTCTCGAGGTCAGATCGACAAACAATCTTAATTTCTACGACAACCAATGGCACTTAGTTACTGCCACCTACGACGGCTCCGCCACGCCGGCAGGAGTCAAGATCTACTTCGACGGTATTCAGGTTGCTACCACCACCACCATCAACACTCTAAGCGCCACTATTGCCAACTCCTCCCCTTTCCACATCGGCTCTCGCAATGGCGCCGCCCAGTTCTTCAACGGCCTCATCGACGAAGTCCGTGTCTTTAACTCCGTCCTTGACTCTGAAACCATCAAAGATCAGTACGTTTTAGGGTCAACCAATCATTTAAGTCTCCACCCCTCCCTTGACGCCATCTTAAAAAACGAGGGTAACGCCAGCCTAAATCTAACCACCGGCAAACTTAAAGTCGATCACGCCACCGTCGCCTACTATACTCTCGACCAAACCGGTGGTTCCGGTGCCTACATCAAAGATCTCTCTTACAACGACAATCACCTTACCCCCACTGGTACGTCTTCCACCGACGGTATCTCAAATAAAGCCAGAAGCTTCAACGGAACCAGTAGCGATTATCTTTCTATAAACTCAAATTTAGGTTTAGGTACATCCAACATTACGATTGAAGCTTGGGTATATATCAACTCCACCTCTCGTAACGGCGCTTTTGTTAAAATTGGCAACACGGGTGGTTACGGCATCGGCATTGGAGCCAGTACCTTTGATACTACTAGTCAAGGCAATGACCTAATCCTGCTCTACGAGAATGTTCGCTGGATCGATACCAACACAACCTTAGGAACAGGCTGGCATCACGTAGCCATGGTCATAGATGGTACTGGAGTCCCATCCGCCTACAAAGACGGTGTTCTTGTAGGTACATACGGCGGATCAAATGCTGTCTCACCCTCCAGTAACTCATATATTGGCGGCTACACAACCGGCGGATATGTTCGCTACTACAACGGCATAATAGACGAGGTTCGCATCAGCAATGTTGCTCGCACCGCCACCGAGATCGCCGAGAGCTACCGCCTTGGACGCAATCACAAGTTTAGTCTCATCAGCACCTCATCCAACAACCTATCAACCACCGACCACCTTCCCGTCTCCATTGCCGCTGACGAACCAGGTACATATCTCCAAACCAGCATCTCTGAAAGCTCATACAAAGACCTGGAACCAGAAAACAACACTGTTGCCCTCTACCACCTAGAAGAAGAAAGCCCGTCCAGCTCATATCTCGTTCAAGACTCCTCTGTCTACAAAAATCACGGTACCCCCACCTCCATCACACTCAATCAAGGTGTTATAGGCAACAGCGCCAAGTTCAGCGGTTCCGGCCAAATCAACCTCGGTAACCCATCCTCTCTTCAAATCACCGGTAATCAAACCATTGAGATGTGGATCTATCCCACCAGCTTCTCAGCAAGAAGAAACCCCTTCGCCAAAGCCTATGGCGGTGAAGGCACAATTACCCAAGAAACCAATGGCACTCTCAACTACTACTACGGTACTGCCGGCGGCAATACCACTCCCTACCAAGCCTTTAACTCCTCAGCTGCCTTAGAACTCAACAAATGGACCCACATCGCTCTGGTTCGGGACCTCACCAACATGACCCTCACCTGGTATTTCAATGGCGTCGTCGTCAACACTGCCACTGCTTCCTACGCATCCGCTACCGCCAGCTCACTTAACGCCCTCATCGGTAACGGCTACACCAACTACTTCATCGGTTCTCTTGACGAAGTCCGCATTAGCAATGTAGCCAGAAGTGCCGAAAAAATACGCCAATCTTATGAAGCCGGTAAACGTACTCATTCCATTACTATCGACTTTGGCGCCTCACTTGACAGTGGCAACTTGATCTCCAACTCATCCGACACCTCCTTTACCATTGATGCCACCACCAAAGGTCTCTCTCAAAAAGGTGCCAATCTCTATACCGGTGACACCATCATCATCAAAGAAAACTACGACGGCACAGAATACATCGCCCAAGGCGAAGTCGCCTCAGTCAATAAAAGTACTGGCGCCGTCACTGTTTCAAGTTGGCAATCAGGCTCAACCTTCCCCGCCAGTGGTTTTACTATCAATGCCACCGTCTTTAAGTGGCAAACCGAGTACATCAACATTTCCAATATCCCCGATCAAGACCGAGACACTATTTACAACATTGGCCTTAAAATTACCGATGGTAATCAAGGCCGGTCTATCTGGATTGACAACCTAAGAAAATCCAGCGGCTACTACACCAACAACCTCTCCACCAGCATCGACTCCACTCCCAACCGCTACTTCCAGTACCGCGCCATCTTAACCTCTGCCGATAGCCAAGTGACTCCCACCTTAAACTCAGTCACTCTCGACTATGTCCAAAACTATACCCCCAACCAACCCTCTCTCGAGGCCGCCTACCTCCACGACAATCTCTACACCCCAGACTCCACCCCCACTATCCGCTTTTCCGCCACTGACGACGATAATGATGATATAAATTACCAAGTCCAGATCTACACCGATGCTGACTTTAGCTCCCCCACGAGTTACACAAGCGGCACTGACTCCGGTTTTGCCAACATCACCACCCCCGCCGATACCGCTCCTTTCAATGAAGGCGACACCATTAGCTTCACCTTCCCCACTCTCACCAGCGGCACCACTTATTTCTACCGTGTTCGCGCCATCGACCCTAGTGGTACCAACAGCTACGGCGACTGGTCTACCACCAAATCCTTTACTATCAACACCTCACTTACCAACAACGCCTGGCATCAAACCCACGCTGATCAATTCTCCAGCGATACTGCCTCCCTCTTCATTAACATTAGCGATGTCGGCAACTCCGTCACCATCAACAACCCTCTCATCTACCGCACTGTTACTATCAACAACTCAGGATCACAGCAGAGTAACTATGATGCTCTCATCGAACTAGACACCGCCTCCCTCATCTCAGCTGGTAAGATGCAATCAGACTGTGATGATATTCGTTTCTGGACCGATGATACTTTAACCACCAATCTAAACTACTATCTTGAATCCGGTTGCAACACCAGCACCACCCAAATCTGGGTTCGCATTCCCACCCTAAACTCAGGCGACAACATCATCTACCTCTCCTACAACGATGCCTCTGCCACCTCTGGATCACAGACCTGGACAGGAGCCAATGCCATAATACCCAGAACCACTTCATGCCCAGTAGGATCGACTCGCTTTTCTACTCTAGATAACTTATACCCAAGAGGCAATAGCACTTATGGAGGAAGTTACGACGGACAACACCGGCACCTGATTAGTGGCACAACTTCAACCCACAACCCAACCGGACAAATTCTATCAGGGAGTGACTATTATGTTACCTGGGTTGGATCACATAGTCACACATATAGTTTCGACTCAGGATACAATGCCCCCACCCCAAATTATGTTGAAACAATATTTTGCAGCTATGACTCACTCCCAAACTTAATTTCCACAGACGACATTGTTATATTTGAAACCTTACCCTTAGGTTGGACTAGAAACACAACTTACGACAATCGTTTTATGAAAGGAGCAATATCATATGGTACCACTGGAGGTGGTCCTCACAGCCACACCATGTCTGGTACAACCAGCACCAAAAGCGCAGATGGAGGTATTGTTGGTATATATCCTTATGCATCATATATCTGGCCAGCTCCTGGCCATTCTCACTCAATAAATGGATCAACTGGATCAAGCGACCCTCTACCCCCATACAGAACCCAAATATTTGCATCACCCGACACCTCCGTTAGCATCCCCCCAACCTCAATCATTATGACAAATGGAAGTACGTTACCGCCGTATGGGTGGATCAGATTCACTAGCCTAGATGGATATTTTCCTTATGGCAGTTCTTCATCGGGCACTACTGGAGGTTCCACAACTCACACACATACTTTTTCTTTCACCACGGGTAGCTCTGGATCACAATCAGGAGTTGGTTCTAGCGGAACGAGTAACCACGCTAGTGCACACACTCACACAGGGAGCGGAACATCTGGCGCAGGCTCAAATCTTCCACCATATCTCGACATGGTTTTCATTCAAAAAAAATCAGACCCCACAACCAAAACGTTCGGTAACGAAACCACCAATACCCAAACTCTTATCTCTACTAAAATAACCGGAGCCCAAATCCATGACGCCAATTGGCACCAACTCACCTTCACCGACGACGAAACCAACGGGTCTATCTATTACCAAATCCTCTATGACAACTCTGGCACTCCTACTCTCATTCCTGATGGCATCCTCTCAGGTAACTCCACTGGTTTCACCACCTCACCTGTCAACCTCTCTAGTATCTCCAAAACCACCTACCCCGAACTATATATCAAAGCCAACTTCACCTACTCCGGTGGCGCCCCCATTCTCTACGACTGGACCGTCACCACCAACGATCCACCCAACACCCCCACCCTCGACTCACCCGCCAGTGGCAGCAAGCAGGTCACCATTCTCCCCACCTTAAAAACCACTACTACTGATCCGGAAAGCGACTATCTCCGCTACAAGATCCAACTCTGTACCAACGAAGCCATGACCGAGAACTGCCAGACCTTTGACCAAACCAGCTCTCAAACCGGCTGGTCAGGCCAAGACACTCAAAGCAACACTGCCTATGCCTCCGGCACCCAGGCCTCATACACCCTCCAAACTGCCCTCTCCCATAACCAAACCTATTACTGGCGCTCCTACGCCATTGACCCTGGTGGCAGTAACACCTGGAGCACCACCCAAACCTACCCCTCCTACTTCACCACCATCCACGTTGTCCCTCCTTCTGAGTGTGTTGCCGAAGTCGCACCCGACTTTAGCAGTATCATCATCCGTTGGGTCGACAACACCCTTAACGAAGACTCATTTGAATTAGAAAAGAAAATCAATTCTGGCGCTTTCACCAACATCCAGACCACTCTGCCTGATATCACCTCATATCAAGACTCAACAGTCTCTGCCACCAATGCCTATCAATATCGAGTCCGTACCATCATCAACTCTGACCCATCAGTCTGGTGTACCACCGCAGTTCTTGATCTAGGTACCGGTAGCTTCCAGTTTGAAGGGCTTCAACTAGAAGGACTCCAAGTCCACTAG
- a CDS encoding DUF2341 domain-containing protein: MSVKRNLVSRLTRTRLLVPLLLIVLLLPAVYFYATRPKETAAWWNESWIYRKRIDISNPGGTDLTDFQISFTLDTTDTSKFQSNCEDLRITGVDGNLLPFWIEENNPGCGDANTKVWVKLPSIPSSGTYIYAYYGNPSASQSSEHDGNKVFEFFDDFSSTSLDTNKWEDWTTDSNTTSYTISNGEIQLTGQCNTGIKTKTYSGENYRVIARTKDNTDSGLILRVTDNDHLYLIRTNASGNATDYYMRNGSWTSLGGGYANFGTWTEWRIVEFSANGTSLSSKVDGTQLNTVTNATYSSGKIGLRRCSGSPYFDWVFVQKFASTDPSSSTQSEEIGTSPIGYWKFDEGTGTTAYDSSSHNNHGTINTATWINEGECISEKCLSFDGSSRVDTTLNTNNLPIPVTFTAWFYLTQSTTEQPIISGYVSHDNRWDIIYNRGGNNKVGWLYHSGGTVYSTNTISLNEWHQIVVIHTGTSVELYLDGIYQNTLSTTKGVNTGQTIRIGAWYNNTLSFKGLIDEVKIYPYARTNDQIENEYKLNSAAVIGSGTLATPSARPDDSIIAHWSLDEQTGQTAYDKINDYSLTLGADTNPNTDDPTWKPSTDCKINGCLEFASGKYARRYLDVPQDHSISFWTKPSVISGTQNLFSFQNLHYVVRLLSTGKIGFQTHDGSSYQYCNGNIPPTTTIF; the protein is encoded by the coding sequence ATGTCTGTTAAAAGAAATCTTGTCTCCCGTCTTACCCGTACCCGTTTGTTGGTTCCCTTGTTGTTAATTGTCTTACTTCTTCCTGCCGTCTACTTCTATGCTACTAGACCTAAAGAAACTGCTGCTTGGTGGAATGAGAGTTGGATCTACCGAAAAAGAATTGATATTAGTAATCCAGGTGGTACTGATCTAACCGACTTTCAGATTTCTTTTACTCTAGATACTACTGATACAAGTAAGTTTCAGAGTAACTGTGAGGATCTACGTATTACTGGTGTAGATGGTAATCTCTTACCCTTCTGGATTGAAGAGAACAATCCAGGTTGTGGAGATGCTAATACTAAAGTCTGGGTTAAACTTCCTTCTATCCCCTCCTCTGGTACCTACATCTATGCCTACTATGGTAATCCTTCTGCATCCCAATCATCTGAACATGATGGAAACAAAGTCTTTGAGTTTTTTGATGATTTTTCCAGTACCTCACTTGATACCAATAAGTGGGAAGATTGGACGACAGACAGCAATACAACTTCATACACCATTTCTAATGGAGAAATACAACTAACCGGTCAGTGTAATACAGGCATCAAAACAAAAACATATTCGGGCGAAAATTACCGAGTTATAGCCAGAACCAAAGACAATACAGATAGCGGGCTAATCCTCAGAGTCACAGATAACGATCATCTCTATCTGATAAGAACGAATGCCAGCGGAAACGCAACAGACTATTACATGCGAAATGGCTCATGGACATCGTTAGGAGGAGGCTACGCCAACTTTGGAACCTGGACGGAATGGAGAATTGTTGAATTTTCTGCCAACGGCACCTCACTTTCTTCCAAGGTCGATGGCACCCAACTAAATACCGTTACCAATGCAACATACTCTTCTGGCAAAATCGGTTTAAGAAGATGTAGCGGCAGTCCATATTTTGACTGGGTTTTTGTTCAAAAATTTGCATCTACAGACCCCTCCAGCTCCACCCAATCAGAAGAAATCGGCACTAGTCCAATCGGATACTGGAAATTTGATGAAGGTACGGGCACCACTGCATACGATTCCTCATCCCATAACAACCACGGTACCATCAATACAGCCACATGGATCAACGAAGGAGAATGTATCTCTGAAAAGTGCCTTAGCTTCGACGGTAGTTCACGAGTAGACACCACTCTAAACACAAACAACCTCCCTATTCCAGTAACTTTTACCGCCTGGTTCTACCTTACCCAATCAACCACCGAACAACCAATCATTTCTGGTTATGTTAGCCACGACAACCGTTGGGATATTATCTACAATCGAGGTGGCAACAACAAAGTCGGCTGGCTATATCACAGCGGAGGCACAGTATATTCAACCAATACAATATCCCTCAATGAATGGCACCAAATCGTAGTAATTCACACTGGAACTTCAGTTGAACTTTATCTTGACGGCATATACCAAAATACACTTTCTACAACCAAGGGTGTAAATACAGGTCAGACGATCAGAATAGGTGCTTGGTACAATAATACTTTAAGCTTTAAAGGTCTTATTGACGAAGTCAAAATCTATCCTTACGCCCGCACCAATGATCAAATCGAAAATGAATACAAACTCAACTCTGCTGCTGTTATAGGTTCAGGTACACTAGCAACTCCCTCGGCCAGACCTGATGACTCCATCATCGCCCATTGGTCCCTTGATGAACAAACTGGTCAAACCGCCTATGACAAAATTAATGACTACTCCCTAACCCTGGGAGCAGACACCAACCCCAATACAGACGATCCTACCTGGAAACCTTCTACAGATTGCAAAATCAACGGATGTCTAGAATTTGCGTCTGGAAAGTACGCCAGAAGATATCTCGACGTACCTCAAGATCATAGTATCAGCTTTTGGACAAAACCTTCGGTTATTTCTGGAACTCAAAACCTATTTAGTTTTCAAAATCTTCACTACGTCGTCCGCCTCCTTAGCACTGGCAAAATAGGATTTCAAACACATGATGGATCTTCGTATCAATACTGCAATGGAAATATACCACCAACTACCACCATATTTTAG